A single Metarhizium brunneum chromosome 5, complete sequence DNA region contains:
- the lys1_3 gene encoding Homocitrate synthase, whose translation MATADNPISHHTSHTMGNGASSSNNGAHGDGATSSANGRNQDDVLDAPLTTPVADLYKCNMDETEADQRPLTGISHSSPISCNILDSKAGTIMSNATLVDSSVNLASFSIIDSTLREGEQFSTAHFNTAQKIKIAQGLDDFGVDYIELTSPAASEQSRADCEAICKLGLRAKIVCHIRCHMDDARLAIQTGVDGINMFIGTSSLLMKHSHGKDMSYIAAKAQEIIEYVKSNNVEIRFSGEDSFRSDFSDILKLYSLVDRLGVDRVGIADTVGGATPMEVYDKIDALRKVVGCDIETHFHNDTGCAIANALVALEAGATHIDTTVLGIGERNGITPLGGLMACVVPTDRNFISSKYRLEKLDYLEELVAQIVGVEIPFNNVTWSLKNKD comes from the exons ATGGCAACAGCTGATAACCCAATCTCACACCACACGAGCCATACGATGGGCAAtggcgccagcagcagcaataaCGGCGCCCATGGGGACGGCGCGACCTCCTCTGCCAATG GACGAAATCAGGACGATGTCTTGGATGCCCCCCTAACGACCCCCGTTGCCGACTTGTATAAGTGTAATATGGACGAAACCGAAGCTGATCAGCGCCCTCTGACGGGAATCTCGCATTCCTCTCCCATTTCGTGTAATATCCTGGACTCCAAGGCTGGGACAATAATGAGCAATGCCACTCTCGTGGACTCCTCTGTCAACCTGGCCAGCTTCAGCATTATCGACAGTACTCTGCGCGAGGGCGAGCAGTTCAGTACCGCCCACTTCAACACGGCACAGAAGATCAAAATTGCCCAGGGCCTGGATGATTTTGGAGTGGACTAT ATCGAGTTGACGTCGCCCGCTGCTTCTGAACAGTCGAGAGCTGACTGCGAGGCCATCTGCAAGCTGGGTCTACGGGCCAAG ATAGTATGCCACATTCGATGCCACATGGACGACGCACGACTCGCCATTCAGACGGGCGTGGATGGAAT AAACATGTTCATCGGAACCTCTTCCCTGCTCATGAAGCATTCGCACGGAAAGGACATGAGCTACATTGCCGCCAAGGCGCAGGAAATTATCGAATATGTCAAGTCGAACAATGTCGAGATTCGCTTCTCTGGGGAGGACTCGTTCCGCTCGGACTTTTCGGACATCTTGAAGCTGTATTCCCTCGTCGACCGGCTGGGCGTGGACCGCGTAGGCATTGCCGACACTGTGGGTGGTGCCACGCCCATGGAAGTGTACGATAAAATCGACGCCCTGAGAAAGGTTGTCGGCTGCGACATCGAGACGCACTTCCACAATGACACGGGGTGTGCCATCGCGAATGCCTTGGTTGCTCTCGAGGCTGGCGCTACCCATATCGACACTACGGTGCTTGGTATCGGCGAACGAAACGGCATCACGCCTCTCGGCGGTCTTATGGCCTGTGTGGTTCCTACTGATCGCAATTTCATCTCGAGCAAGTACAGGCTTGAGAAGCTGGACTACCTGGAAGAATTGGTTGCCCAGATTGTCGGGGTGGAAATCCCCTTCAACAATGTTACGTGGTCTCTGAAGAATAAGGACTGA
- the spt3_1 gene encoding SAGA complex subunit spt3: protein MSTPPVFASEIRQMMYVAGETESASTEAVSLIESIIRNQVIHLITTADEYASRRGSRVFSNNDLIFQFRHDAARVERVQKFLALKALRRSSKADDEDVEKVEVEDADTMQSGLGDALETSRAVAASARLPWDINTLYGELPPGPADSAACEEQDATNLEKLRAADAKTLNMTVAEYTTWSEYRHASFTRRRVVKFRQWCGLGVVADHKASDDVLDILGFLTSEMVHRLTVMALGLQERETRRRLLLYGEQNTEMRGFASLMGLNQDQQARLPVECRHIRHAYDMTQSASTAHGARRKGIRSTKMLCLI from the exons ATGTCGACACCACCCGTATTCGCCTCGGAAATCCGGCAG ATGATGTACGTCGCGGGGGAGACTGAGAGCGCATCCACAGAAGCCGTGTCCCTGATCGAGAGCATCATCAGAAATCAAGTCATTCACCTG ATAACCACAGCTGACGAGTATGCTTCCCGGCGTGGCAGTCGGGTCTTCTCCAACAACGACCTAATCTTCCAATTTCGACACGACGCTGCGCGAGTCGAAAGAGTACAAAAGTTTCTCGCGTTAAAGGCCCTGCGAAGATCATCAAAGgccgatgacgaagacgtGGAAAAAGTGgaggttgaagatgccgacacGATGCAAAGCGGTTTGGGCGATGCATTGGAGACGAGCAGAGCTGTTGCCGCCTCAGCCAGGCTTCCTTGGGACATCAACACTCTGTACGGTGAGCTCCCACCAGGTCCAGCGGATTCGGCCGCATGCGAGGAGCAAGATGCGACGAATCTAGAAAAGTTGCGGGCTGCCGATGCCAAGACACTCAACATGACTGTCGCCGAGTATACAACATGGTCAGAATACCGCCACGCTTCCTTTACCAGGCGTCGTGTGGTGAAATTCCGGCAATGGTGCGGACTGGGTGTCGTGGCGGACCACAAGGCCAGCGACGACGTGTTGGATATTCTGGGCTTCTTGACAAGCGAGATGGTGCACCGACTGACCGTCATGGCCCTGGGCCTGCAGGAACGTGAGACTCGTCGGAGGCTCCTCCTATACGGGGAGCAGAATACCGAAATGCGAGGCTTCGCATCGCTGATGGGGTTGAATCAGGACCAACAGGCGAGATTGCCAGTAGAGTGCCGTCATATTCGACATGCATATGATATGACGCAAAGCGCGAGTACAGCTCACGGCGCCAGGCGGAAGGGGATACGGTCCACGAAGATGCTGTGCCTTATATGA
- the het-6_9 gene encoding Heterokaryon incompatibility protein 6, OR allele, translating into MSSTASANATGQLPVVPSEPYASRPLSTSTDTIRLLTIERELSNQGYLVCSIQVAAFSPPQKYEALSYRWGDESVQKTIIVDGISVTVTENLHAALQYLHAHPRGCPLWIDAVSINQKDVPEKSRQLRIMPHIYSRAASVLVWLGTQYTTVDVDVESHLQQAIQDVNGDEYWQRVWILQEIGKARKIQVCFGSAGPLDWDCFVRHVKKHAESKERNIGPLALQAMRRNKYSGSCSLKRLLENHLDALCKDPRDKIYGLVGLSVDGRDFPIDYSKSVLDVWADTVHFMGRKNLLPERNDEKAAFCTLLRNLLGGDNMPSLGGVVQFQHKPGSQSLYDHLRAEGRDEWAASSVELATTCLGRIISVGPAISELRASLDLTDKWEAELQRVYRNEYEDVLDAAHQEHDVLMQHILDDTDSKLPGLTCFENHRIDFITTDHMHSLYPYSKYDPDGSDEDDRISPEFEGSWNYASAISDEPRLAIVKESSSETLPYKIAIVPPTARLADFICRVQGAPMKRIVLRHDYGSWTTQHVCGTAVMMKDLMGETAALGAEASEVERIEGIFTQIVRMDARAFYALIFGNDDGIQELKDKLGALAV; encoded by the coding sequence ATGTCATCAACGGCCTCGGCGAATGCCACAGGACAACTTCCTGTTGTTCCCTCAGAGCCTTACGCTAGTCGACCCCTGAGCACCTCAACCGACACCATCAGGCTCCTCACAATTGAGCGCGAGCTGAGCAACCAAGGATACCTCGTGTGCAGTATTCAGGTCGCCGCATTCTCTCCGCCACAAAAGTACGAAGCCCTGTCCTACCGATGGGGCGACGAGTCTGTTCAGAAGACCATcatcgtcgacggcatcagcGTGACCGTTACAGAAAACCTGCACGCGGCTCTGCAATATCTTCACGCCCACCCGCGCGGCTGTCCTCTCTGGATTGATGCTGTGTCCATCAACCAGAAAGATGTTCCCGAGAAGAGTCGCCAGCTGCGAATCATGCCGCATATTTACTCTCGCGCTGCATCTGTGCTCGTTTGGCTGGGTACGCAGTACACCACTGTAGATGTTGACGTCGAGAGCCATCTCCAGCAAGCAATACAAGACGTGAACGGCGACGAATACTGGCAGCGGGTGTGGATTCTTCAGGAGATTGGAAAGGCTCGCAAGATTCAGGTCTGTTTCGGCAGTGCTGGCCCGCTGGATTGGGATTGCTTTGTGCGTCATGTCAAGAAGCATGCCGAGAGCAAGGAACGCAACATTGGTCCGCTTGCCTTGCAGGCCATGCGGCGGAACAAGTACAGCGGCAGCTGCTCTCTGAAGAGACTTTTGGAAAACCACCTCGACGCCTTGTGCAAGGACCCCAGGGATAAGATTtacggcctcgtcggcctgTCAGTCGACGGCCGTGACTTTCCCATCGACTACAGCAAATCCGTTCTGGACGTCTGGGCAGACACAGTCCACTTCATGGGTCGCAAGAATCTCCTGCCAGAGAGGAATGACGAAAAAGCAGCCTTTTGCACGCTGCTCAGGAACTTGCTGGGCGGGGACAATATGCCGAGTCTCGGCGGCGTTGTTCAGTTCCAGCACAAGCCGGGCAGCCAGTCTCTCTATGATCACCTGCGCGCCGAAGGAAGAGACGAGTGGGCGGCATCTTCTGTCGAACTTGCGACGACGTGCCTGGGCAGGATCATATCCGTGGGGCCTGCGATTTCTGAGTTGCGCGCGTCGCTTGACCTCACGGACAAGTGGGAGGCGGAGCTGCAGCGCGTCTATCGCAACGAGTATGAAGATGTCCTCGATGCGGCGCACCAAGAGCACGACGTGCTGATGCAGCATATCCTGGACGACACGGACTCAAAGCTGCCCGGGTTGACGTGTTTTGAAAATCACCGAATAGACTTTATCACGACAGACCACATGCATTCTCTGTATCCGTACTCAAAGTACGACCCCGACGggagcgacgaggacgaccgCATCTCGCCCGAGTTTGAAGGATCCTGGAATTACGCGTCCGCGATTTCCGACGAGCCGCGTTTAGCAATCGTCAAGGAATCTAGTTCAGAGACGCTGCCGTATAAAATCGCAATTGTCCCGCCGACTGCGCGGCTCGCGGATTTCATATGCCGCGTTCAAGGAGCGCCGATGAAGCGCATCGTCTTGCGACACGATTACGGCAGTTGGACTACGCAGCATGTGTGCGGGacggcggtgatgatgaaggatCTGATGGGGGAGACGGCCGCGCTGGGTGCAGAGGCGAGCGAAGTAGAGCGGATAGAAGGCATATTTACGCAGATTGTGAGGATGGATGCCAGGGCGTTTTATGCACTGATCTTCGGAAACGATGATGGGATACAAGAGCTGAAGGACAAGTTGGGTGCGCTGGCAGTGTAG
- the hbd gene encoding 3-hydroxybutyryl-CoA dehydrogenase: MHATIARLVRSSVTVLGAGSQGRRLAYMWSSRGNDVHLIDGKPSQLQASVENVNQLRSQLDPNGNFGKVRAHSPDFMRAALSESWLVVECIPERLRLKQEVMTQLDDLAPENTIIASNSSSYPCSEIVSGLSLKNAKRVLSAHTYWPPETTVIEIMGHESTDPSLIRTMMERCAAHGFSPFHVRSSSIGYIYNRIWAAIKREALLTAAEGAGTPEEIDAIFRGVLKTEKGPFELMDIVGLDVVFDIEQHYAAARRDIPEQPRSYLASYLEKGHLGAKSGRGFYRYDSSPSMQPAGHREIASTTAA; the protein is encoded by the exons ATGCATGCGACAATAGCACGACTGGTGAGGTCATCAGTGACTGTTCTTGGAGCAGGTTCACAAGGTAGACGCCTGGCTTACATG TGGTCAAGCAGAGGCAACGATGTCCACTTGATTGATGGGAAACCAAGTCAACTCCAGGCGAGCGTTGAGAATGTCAATCAACTACGATCTCAACTTGATCCAAATGGCAACTTTGGCAAAGTGCGTGCACATTCGCCAGATTTCATGAGAGCTGCCCTGAGTGAATCATGGCTGGTGGTCGAG TGCATTCCCGAACGCTTGCGCCTGAAGCAGGAGGTCATGACCCAACTTGATGACTTGGCGCCAGAAAACACAATCATTGCATCTAATTCTAGCAGCTACCCTTGTTCTGAAATTGTCTCTGGGCTATCTCTGAAGAATGCGAAACGAGTTTTGAGCGCCCATACCT ACTGGCCACCGGAAACCACAG TCATTGAGATCATGGGGCACGAATCGACTGATCCATCTCTGATTCGGACCATGATGGAGCGATGCGCTGCACATGGATTTTCGCCGTTTCATGTGAGAAGCTCATCGATTGGATACATTTACAATAG AATATGGGCTGCCATCAAACGAGAAGCACTCCTAACAGCAGCGGAGGGCGCGGGTACACCAGAGGAAATTGACGCCATTTTTAGAGGCGTATTGAAGACCGAAAAGGGTCCATTTGAGCTTATGGATATTGTCGGCCTCGACGTAGTGTTCGATATTGAGCAGCACTATGCTGCTGCGAGAAGAGATATCCCGGAACAGCCAAGAAGCTATTTGGCCAGTTACCTTGAGAAGGGACATCTCGGTGCGAAGAGTGGACGGGGATTCTACAGATATGACAGCTCTCCATCGATGCAGCCAGCAGGCCATCGGGAGATTGCATCTACTACAGCCGCGTGA